Genomic DNA from Leptospira venezuelensis:
CCATGGAACAATCTCAGCTAATAAAAAAATTTAATTTCTCATTCGCAGTTATATTCGTTGTAAAAGAACTGATTATTTGCCTCAGCGAGTTTTTCTTTTTGAGGGAAGAGGACTTCCGTCTTTTTAACTCGTTTGGCCTTGCCGGCGATTTCCCATACGGAAAAGGCCGTAAAAACCAATGTAGAGAATTGAGCTGGCCGGTCAAGGAAAAACGTGAGTTATCTCTTCTATTTTTTTAGGAAAAAGAAAGAGAATTTTCCGGAAAAAACACTCCGCTTCTGCTCCTAAAAAGCCGAACGGAAAGTGCATTAGAAATCTATAAAATATTTCCAAAAAGTTTCCCGCGATAGCGATGCGAAGTGCTTTAGTCCGGGCATTGCCCGGATGAGCGCGAATGCGCGAACACGTAGCAGCGCGACTCCCGCGAAGCGGGAGGATCGCCCAAAACTTTCGTATTATTTCCGGTTTATTCTACTCTTCTTCTATGTGATAATTTTCGCCGATCGAAAATGCACAGATCCGGGATAAATGTGTATATGATAGGCCTGTTTCTTCGACCCAGGTATTCAATTGATTTTGAATAAGGGTTAGATCCTTTTTGGATTTTCCGGATTTGGAGATCGGAAGACCTGTATCACGTAAACATAATATTACGTCCGAAGATAGTATAAAGGAATCTCTTCCGATAAAGCGTAAAAAATATTGCCCGGTCATCTCGCCCAACCTTGATCCTCCTTTAGAAAGATAATCCAATAAGCCGATTTGATCCTGGATTGGCCAATCTGCCAAAAATTTTCCGAAACTTCCGTGTTCTATCGCAACATCTATAACGAACTGTGCGTTCTTTCTTACAGAAGAAATTTTTTGCGCGTTACGAATGATCCTTTCGTCGGAACTTAAGTCCTCCCAAAACCGATTCGGCTGCTTCAATAGTTTTGCCGGATCAAATCCTAAAAACGCTTCTTCAAATCCGGGCCATTTGTTTTCGACGACTTTCCATACGAATCCCGCGGAGAAGACACGCTTTGTCATCTCACTGAGGATACGATCATCGGTAATTCGACTCAGTTTACTTTTAGGAGGTACTTTAGGTAGGAGAGTTTGTAATATTTTCTCTCCACCTTTTCTTTTAGCAGCTCGTTTTCGGATCTTTTCAAAAGAGATCATACAGGATCTGAGCATATAAGAGATCCGTCTTAGTAAAGGAAAAATCTAAGCGGACCTCTTATTTACAGATCAATTCGCAATCAATATCCGCGTTTGATCTTTAATCGCAAATTTGCAATGACCCTTGGTTATCAAAAACGTAAGAATCCGGACCTTCTTCAAGTGAAACAGCCCAACCTTTATTATTATAACCGATATTGGTAGATAAAGCTTGGATCCCGATCGGAAGTTTGGAATTAGGTCCGAAAGAATAATCCGCAAAGTCTCCGCCCAAATCCAATGGAAATCCTTGCGAATTATAATCGCTGTATATTCTTTCCGCCGAATTTTCTTGATCAGTAACCTTCAGTAAACGATGAGCGGCATCATACTCATAGCTACAATCGTAAAAGATATTACTTGGATTGGATGTTTGGTAACCGCGACTCTTCCCTAAACCTCGCTGGGACGGGAGAAAACAAAAAATTGCCCCTCCCCCTGGTGCATTGATCAATCCAAGTTGTGCACCTTCGATAGACGAATATACTCTACTTTGAGTATCATTCGCGGATTCGCATAAGTATTCTTTTCCAGATACGGAACAGTCATATTCAATCACTACATTGCTAGTATTGAAATCGATTACAGATATTTTCTTCGGAACGCTGATGCATTTTTTACTCAGAAGAGCTGCGAGTATCGCAGGTGTATCTCCACTCGAATTTCCTTCACAATTCCATAATATAGAAACTGAAAGAAGGCATAAGAATAATGAGAGCGCTTTAGTTTTCATTGTGTTCTCCAAACATTTCGATTAAAAAGTTTTTTCGTTTGTTTCGAGCGGAATGTTACCATGACGGAAAGTCGGAGACAAGATCGGTAAGTACTAGGAATTTTTCGTTTTTAAGTAGTAATACGTGGGTTTACAGTGTTTGCTTGTTGGAATTCCAACATGAGGGCAGCAGGAAAAACTTGGTTGCGAGAATACGAAAAGTGTGATAGGAGATTTTTTGTGCTCGCGGGTATCACCGACCGGCCCCCCTTCGCAGCGATCGCAAGAGCGAGAAGACGACCAGCTCTGCTGAGTCGGTGACCGAAAGGTCAAACGAGATTAAAAATGAAATCAAAACGATTCGATCCGATCGAAAACTTTTCTATGGGGTACCACCGACCGGCCCCCACCCAATGAGGGTGGGGCGCGTCTTAAAAATTTCCCCGCTCACTGTCACAACTCGTCGCTTCGAGCGTCTTTCCTTTAAAAGAGGAAAAAATGAACACAAGATTCAATTACGCCAAAGTATATCCCCAAGTTTTGGAAAAAATGATGGAGATGGAAAACTTTGCAAAAAATTCAGGGATCGAAACTAAACTTTACGAGCTAATTAAGATCAGAGCTTCTCAAATCAATGGCTGCGCTTTCTGTATTAACATGCACACTGTAGACGCAAGAAAATCAGGAGAAGAGGAAAGAAGAATCTATCTTTTGAACGCATGGAGAGAGGCTCCTTATTATTCTGAAAAAGAAAGAGCTGCTTTGGAATTAACAGAGTACGTGACTAAAATTTCGGAGCATGGAGTTTCTGATGATCTGTATGCAAGAGTTAGAGCTCAGTTTGAAGAAAAGGAATTTATAGCCCTGATAGTTGTAATTAACACGATCAATTCCTGGAATCGGATCGCAATCTCCACTGGGATGACTGCTCCTAACTAAAAACGCAGATTTGCTAAAAATATTCATACGTGCCTTTTGATTGATTTTCGATCAAAGGACGTATGAAATTCATTTCGGTCTCACGCGATTGCTATTCTAACTTAGTAGCTTCTAAAGTTTTTGTTAAAGATTGGGAAGTACCTTTCAGTCTTTCTAAACTAGTTCTGAGCTTTTCTGTGATTTCAGACATCTCCATGGATCTTCTACTTAGATATTCTATTCCACTCAGGATCTGTTTTGCTCCATTCGATTGTTCTAATGTAGAATTTTTCATCTCCTTTGAAAGATCTCGGATATGTTTGTTCTTGTCCTCCACTTCGGTAGAAAGACTTTTTTGTTTGTCCACGGAATCCCCGACTTGAGCAAGTGCTTCTCCGATAGAACCTATTCCTGAAGTCAATTCACGGAATGCCTGGACCAACTCTCCGAATTTTTCGGAACTTGTATCGGAAGCTTCTCCCAAGGCGCCGATCTGTTTTACGATTTCTTTTGCATTTCGAGAAGAAGAATCAGCAAGTTTACTTACTTCTTCTGCAACTACTGAAAATCCTTTTCCAGCCTCACCAGCCCTAGCGGCTTCGATGGCTGCATTCAATGAAAGTAAATTTGTTTTTCCTGCAAGATCCTGGATTACTCCTAAAATCTTACTCACTTCTTGGACAGTACCCTTAAATTGAGAGAACACATCTAATGCAACTCGGACTGTGCCCTCTCCTTCTATCGCGGTAGCCGCAGATCCTTCTCCCAAACTTCTCGCAAAAGAGACTGCCTCAAACACTCGGACCATTTGGTCTTTCCATTTGTCTATAGAAGTAGAAGTATCATCCCCGAATTCATCCTGTTGTTCCGCCATCTTCGCGATGGATTCAATACTTGCGCCCATCTCTTCCAGGGTAGCGGACGTTTCTTCTACCATACTTGCAAGATCGCGACTACTATCCTCATTTGCTTTCGCAACATCTTCTACATCTATTAAGGATTTGCGAAGTTCTTCCGCTACTGTTTCAGAACTTTGTAGGATCTCTTTCGCAGAAGTATAATTTCGGATGGCTCTTTCTTCTGCGTTTTGTGCCTCTTCTACCAATCTTCTTACAAACTTAGTCGCATAGGATATAGTAACTCCAAATGCGAAAATAAATACTCCCATCAAAATTACCAAAGGAGATCTCAAACGGATCATTCCTTCATAACCCATGGTAAGAAGTTGTGGGTTCAGAATAGTAAGTGCCAGCGACATCGCGGTAAATTGCACTGCTAAAACGGTAGAAGTGATAAATGTAAATCTGGGATTAAACCTAAAAATAGTCCCGGCTAAGATTAAAAAATAGATCCCATAATTAGCAGGGCTCAATATACCATTTGGTTTCCACTGATCTTCTGTTCCGAAATATCCTGCCTGCACAATTGCATAACCAATAAATTCCATGAACACTGTGGCATATTTCAGCCAAGGTTTATAGCCGAAAAACTTCATTACAAAAATTGAAAAGAAGATTATGAAGGAATATGCGATGATGCCGCCTATATAATAACCTAAAACGGCCTGGATCCCGCTTTTCCAAATCAACCCAAATGCAGTTCCGAAAA
This window encodes:
- a CDS encoding DNA-3-methyladenine glycosylase I, producing the protein MLRSCMISFEKIRKRAAKRKGGEKILQTLLPKVPPKSKLSRITDDRILSEMTKRVFSAGFVWKVVENKWPGFEEAFLGFDPAKLLKQPNRFWEDLSSDERIIRNAQKISSVRKNAQFVIDVAIEHGSFGKFLADWPIQDQIGLLDYLSKGGSRLGEMTGQYFLRFIGRDSFILSSDVILCLRDTGLPISKSGKSKKDLTLIQNQLNTWVEETGLSYTHLSRICAFSIGENYHIEEE
- a CDS encoding methyl-accepting chemotaxis protein: MNRNLELERQGEVAANYLRIFLTLVFIFGTAFGLIWKSGIQAVLGYYIGGIIAYSFIIFFSIFVMKFFGYKPWLKYATVFMEFIGYAIVQAGYFGTEDQWKPNGILSPANYGIYFLILAGTIFRFNPRFTFITSTVLAVQFTAMSLALTILNPQLLTMGYEGMIRLRSPLVILMGVFIFAFGVTISYATKFVRRLVEEAQNAEERAIRNYTSAKEILQSSETVAEELRKSLIDVEDVAKANEDSSRDLASMVEETSATLEEMGASIESIAKMAEQQDEFGDDTSTSIDKWKDQMVRVFEAVSFARSLGEGSAATAIEGEGTVRVALDVFSQFKGTVQEVSKILGVIQDLAGKTNLLSLNAAIEAARAGEAGKGFSVVAEEVSKLADSSSRNAKEIVKQIGALGEASDTSSEKFGELVQAFRELTSGIGSIGEALAQVGDSVDKQKSLSTEVEDKNKHIRDLSKEMKNSTLEQSNGAKQILSGIEYLSRRSMEMSEITEKLRTSLERLKGTSQSLTKTLEATKLE
- a CDS encoding carboxymuconolactone decarboxylase family protein translates to MNTRFNYAKVYPQVLEKMMEMENFAKNSGIETKLYELIKIRASQINGCAFCINMHTVDARKSGEEERRIYLLNAWREAPYYSEKERAALELTEYVTKISEHGVSDDLYARVRAQFEEKEFIALIVVINTINSWNRIAISTGMTAPN